A genomic region of Caulobacter sp. NIBR2454 contains the following coding sequences:
- a CDS encoding helix-turn-helix domain-containing protein: MTAQTYDELLEAGRDPKKDRLAAGFVTSLVAMSTGVPPREIAARTRARAEAARARQMAMYLTHVAFAWPMARVAAAFGRDRTTASHACHRIEDLRDDAAFDARLSEMEACLRQAPADTWATA, from the coding sequence ATGACTGCCCAAACCTATGACGAACTGCTCGAAGCAGGCCGCGATCCGAAGAAGGACCGCCTGGCCGCCGGCTTCGTAACCAGCCTCGTCGCCATGTCCACCGGGGTGCCGCCGCGCGAGATCGCCGCCCGCACCCGCGCCCGCGCCGAGGCCGCCCGCGCCCGCCAGATGGCCATGTACCTGACCCATGTGGCCTTCGCCTGGCCCATGGCCCGCGTGGCCGCCGCCTTTGGCCGCGACCGCACCACGGCCAGCCATGCCTGCCATCGCATCGAGGACCTGCGCGATGACGCCGCCTTCGACGCGCGGCTGAGCGAGATGGAGGCCTGCCTGCGCCAGGCCCCCGCCGACACCTGGGCGACCGCGTG
- the mopJ gene encoding motility/cell cycle regulatory protein MopJ: MEMVAQLGAPAAAARAHQEMFAYWASLRRGSKLPSRADIDPSSMKRLLPTVSLIDVVPDGRGGTGRDYALRLAGTGLYTVYGREITGRTLGEVYNSTAADYWRHELDRVVDEAKPGVGVHNLAWRGAAHLSILWLRLPLSSDGRKVDMILGYDAVVGMQPEVLASSGIRAA, translated from the coding sequence CTGGAGATGGTCGCGCAATTGGGCGCTCCCGCCGCGGCGGCAAGAGCTCACCAAGAGATGTTCGCCTACTGGGCGTCGCTGCGTCGGGGCTCCAAGCTGCCCAGTCGCGCGGACATCGATCCTTCCAGCATGAAGCGGCTTTTGCCGACGGTCAGTCTGATCGATGTGGTCCCTGACGGGCGCGGCGGGACTGGACGCGATTACGCCCTGCGCCTAGCGGGCACCGGTCTCTACACCGTCTATGGCCGCGAGATCACCGGCCGCACCCTGGGCGAGGTCTACAACTCCACCGCCGCCGACTACTGGCGCCATGAACTCGACCGCGTGGTCGACGAGGCCAAGCCAGGCGTCGGGGTCCACAATCTGGCCTGGCGCGGCGCCGCTCACCTGTCGATCCTGTGGCTTCGCCTGCCGCTGTCCTCGGATGGTCGCAAGGTCGATATGATCCTCGGCTACGACGCCGTGGTGGGCATGCAGCCTGAAGTTCTGGCGTCCAGCGGCATCCGCGCGGCCTGA
- a CDS encoding MucR family transcriptional regulator, producing MDDKAEIIEMTADIVSAYVGNNSVSASDLPALIQSIHRAIAEIATGAEPVEVAPKEPAVPLKRSITPDHLVCLEDGRKFKSLKRHLRTKYNMSPEEYRAKWNLPKDYPMVAPNYAKARSDLAKQMGLGQGGRKPARKGR from the coding sequence ATGGACGATAAAGCAGAAATCATCGAGATGACGGCGGATATCGTTTCCGCTTACGTGGGCAACAATTCCGTGTCGGCGTCCGACCTGCCCGCCCTGATCCAGAGCATCCACCGCGCCATCGCCGAGATCGCCACCGGCGCCGAGCCGGTCGAGGTCGCGCCCAAGGAGCCGGCCGTGCCGCTCAAGCGCTCGATCACGCCCGACCACCTCGTCTGCCTGGAGGACGGCCGCAAGTTCAAGTCGCTGAAGCGCCACCTGCGGACCAAGTACAACATGAGCCCCGAGGAATATCGGGCCAAGTGGAACCTGCCCAAGGACTATCCGATGGTCGCCCCGAACTACGCCAAGGCGCGTTCGGACCTGGCCAAGCAGATGGGTCTGGGCCAAGGCGGCCGCAAACCCGCCCGCAAGGGTCGCTAG
- a CDS encoding DUF2336 domain-containing protein yields MSQPAADSAPEAAARLRAALLKRLADLVCLPAERTDPHQKAVAVDLLIEALREAAEGERVRVAQRLSAISSPPAALVRVLLRDAVAVARPLLESRAHLGDAELVDCARRASDEHRALIAARPGVSEVVSDAILEAGDIAAGEVLLINRDARLGQGALAILTAAASARPELVAPLLARGELTPGQAFDLFWSADPAARAQVLRRFAAPRAQLREAVDDLYPVAKAGGWADRLTRRTLEFVGRRQRDRAHSGLFPTLEAAIQAARFGVTPSMTDEIARLAGVKPQTGRRIFDDPGGEALVVLVKAAGLPRDALVTLWSALQRPGSKQDLVELFDGLAIDRAQTVLRYWDVFPPPLDL; encoded by the coding sequence GTGAGCCAGCCCGCCGCCGATTCCGCGCCAGAGGCCGCCGCCCGGTTGCGGGCGGCGTTGCTCAAGCGGCTGGCCGATCTGGTCTGTCTTCCCGCCGAGCGCACGGACCCGCATCAGAAGGCCGTGGCCGTCGATCTGCTGATCGAGGCCCTGCGCGAGGCGGCCGAGGGCGAGCGGGTGCGCGTGGCCCAGCGTCTGTCGGCCATCTCTTCCCCGCCGGCGGCCCTGGTCCGCGTCCTGTTGCGCGACGCCGTGGCCGTGGCCCGGCCCCTGCTGGAATCCCGTGCTCATCTGGGCGACGCCGAACTGGTCGATTGCGCCCGCCGCGCCAGTGACGAGCACCGCGCCCTGATCGCCGCCCGGCCTGGTGTGAGCGAGGTGGTGTCCGACGCCATCCTGGAAGCCGGCGACATCGCGGCGGGCGAGGTCTTGCTGATCAACCGCGACGCGCGCCTGGGGCAGGGCGCGCTCGCCATCCTCACCGCCGCCGCCAGCGCTCGGCCCGAGCTGGTGGCGCCGCTCCTGGCGCGCGGCGAGCTGACCCCCGGCCAGGCCTTCGACCTGTTCTGGTCCGCGGACCCCGCGGCGCGGGCGCAGGTCCTGCGCCGCTTCGCCGCCCCGCGGGCTCAACTGCGCGAGGCGGTGGACGACCTCTATCCCGTCGCCAAGGCCGGGGGATGGGCCGACCGGCTCACCCGTCGCACCCTGGAGTTTGTCGGCCGCCGCCAGCGAGACCGCGCCCATTCCGGCCTATTTCCGACCCTTGAAGCGGCCATCCAGGCGGCGCGGTTCGGCGTCACCCCGTCCATGACTGACGAGATCGCCCGTCTCGCCGGGGTGAAGCCTCAGACCGGGCGGCGGATCTTCGACGATCCGGGCGGTGAGGCCCTGGTGGTCCTGGTCAAGGCGGCGGGGCTGCCGCGCGACGCCCTGGTCACGCTCTGGTCCGCCCTGCAGCGGCCGGGTTCGAAGCAAGATTTGGTGGAGCTGTTTGACGGTCTGGCCATCGATCGGGCGCAGACGGTTCTTCGCTATTGGGATGTATTTCCGCCGCCGCTCGATCTGTAG
- a CDS encoding crotonase/enoyl-CoA hydratase family protein: protein MSAPKFETLLYDVRDGVATLTLNRPEKLNAFTARMMKELIEAFDSTDADDAVRAVIVTGSGRAFCAGADLSGGGATFDRTSPQALEREEGKVGDIYRDGGGRVSLRIFDSLKPVIAAVNGPAVGVGVTMQLPMDIRLASTDAKFGFVFAKRGITPEACSSWFLPRLVGPQTALEWCFTGRVFGAQEALDRGLVRSLHAPEDLLPAATALAREIADNTAPVSVALSRQLIWRMAGAVHPMQAHMADSRAIQSRGASGDAKEGVTSFLEKRPPNYPDKVSSDLPDVWEHWDRPEFK, encoded by the coding sequence ATGTCCGCGCCGAAGTTCGAGACCCTGCTGTACGACGTCCGCGACGGCGTCGCGACCCTCACCCTGAACCGGCCGGAGAAGCTGAACGCCTTCACCGCCCGCATGATGAAGGAACTGATCGAGGCTTTCGACAGCACCGACGCCGACGACGCCGTCCGCGCGGTGATCGTCACCGGCTCGGGCCGCGCCTTCTGCGCCGGGGCGGACCTGTCGGGCGGCGGCGCCACCTTCGACCGCACCTCGCCCCAGGCGCTGGAACGCGAAGAGGGCAAGGTCGGCGACATCTATCGCGACGGCGGCGGCCGGGTCTCCTTGCGTATCTTCGACAGCCTGAAACCCGTGATCGCCGCTGTGAACGGCCCGGCCGTGGGCGTGGGCGTCACCATGCAGCTACCCATGGACATCCGCCTGGCCAGCACCGACGCCAAGTTTGGCTTCGTCTTCGCCAAGCGCGGCATCACGCCGGAAGCCTGTTCGTCCTGGTTCCTGCCGCGTCTGGTAGGGCCGCAGACCGCCCTGGAATGGTGTTTCACCGGCCGCGTCTTCGGCGCGCAGGAGGCCCTGGATCGCGGCCTCGTCCGCTCGCTCCACGCGCCAGAGGACCTGCTGCCCGCCGCCACCGCCCTGGCGCGCGAGATCGCCGACAACACCGCCCCGGTCTCGGTGGCCCTGTCGCGCCAGCTGATCTGGCGCATGGCCGGCGCTGTCCATCCGATGCAGGCCCACATGGCCGACAGCCGGGCCATCCAGTCGCGCGGCGCTTCCGGCGACGCCAAGGAAGGCGTGACTTCCTTCCTGGAAAAACGCCCGCCCAACTATCCCGACAAGGTCTCGTCCGACCTGCCCGACGTGTGGGAGCATTGGGATCGCCCGGAGTTTAAATAG
- a CDS encoding MaoC family dehydratase: protein MKSVTFADVASLVGQEVGVSDWVEITQERVNQFAEATGDHQWIHVDVERATREIGGPIAHGYLTLSLIPFLGAGLLNVSGVTRGINYGTEKVRFTNMVRVGKRVRMRQKLTGVEPKAGGLQLKNECTIEIEGEERPACVAETISIIYGG, encoded by the coding sequence ATGAAGAGCGTCACTTTCGCCGACGTCGCCAGCCTGGTCGGCCAAGAGGTCGGAGTGTCCGACTGGGTCGAGATCACCCAGGAGCGGGTCAATCAGTTCGCCGAAGCCACCGGGGACCACCAGTGGATTCACGTGGATGTGGAGCGCGCCACCCGCGAGATCGGCGGCCCGATCGCCCACGGCTACCTGACCCTGTCGCTGATCCCGTTTCTGGGCGCGGGTCTGCTGAACGTGTCGGGCGTCACGCGCGGCATCAACTACGGCACCGAGAAGGTGCGCTTCACCAACATGGTGCGGGTCGGTAAGCGCGTACGCATGCGCCAGAAGCTGACCGGCGTTGAGCCCAAGGCCGGCGGCCTGCAGCTGAAGAACGAATGCACCATCGAGATTGAGGGCGAAGAACGCCCCGCCTGCGTGGCCGAGACGATCTCGATCATTTACGGGGGTTAG
- a CDS encoding tetratricopeptide repeat protein — protein MTLKDHRGLAVTGASPFALERFESALALYNRFGLDPVAELDAALADSPDFIMAHVLRAHLHLSGTDPMGVTAILPNLAQAEGAKGTPRETAHVLAIRAMVEGRWREAARTLEDIAVTYPLDMVAVRGGHFVDFLLGDSRMLRDRIARAMPAWGATTPGWHAMLAMHAFGLEETGDYARAEQQGLAALKIEPRDSWAKHAVAHVLEMQGRAEEGVRFMTADTPAWAENNLLAVHNWWHLALYHLELGDYEQVLRLFDGPIHGARSPIVFDLVDASAMLWRLQLLGVDVGDRWTTVADGWSFSAADSAYAFNDMHAMMAFAAANRKEDVRLVRAVQSSARETVGDNREFLNEVGHAATEAMAAFAAGDYRNAVSLLRPIRHRAYRFGGSHAQRDIIDLTLLEAAIRGGDRDLARALAAERAAAKPHGSAVLLANRAALAA, from the coding sequence ATGACCCTCAAGGATCACCGCGGGCTGGCCGTCACCGGCGCCAGCCCTTTCGCCCTGGAGCGCTTTGAAAGCGCCCTGGCCCTCTACAACCGCTTCGGCCTCGATCCGGTGGCCGAGCTGGACGCCGCCCTCGCCGACAGCCCCGACTTCATCATGGCGCACGTCCTGCGCGCCCACCTGCACCTCAGCGGCACCGACCCCATGGGCGTGACCGCCATCCTGCCCAACCTGGCCCAGGCCGAGGGGGCCAAGGGCACGCCGCGCGAGACCGCCCACGTCCTGGCCATCCGCGCCATGGTCGAGGGCCGCTGGCGCGAGGCGGCCCGCACCCTGGAAGACATCGCCGTCACCTATCCCCTCGACATGGTCGCCGTCCGCGGCGGCCACTTCGTCGACTTCCTGCTGGGCGACAGCCGCATGCTGCGCGACCGCATCGCCCGGGCCATGCCGGCCTGGGGCGCGACGACGCCGGGCTGGCACGCCATGCTGGCCATGCACGCCTTCGGGCTGGAGGAGACCGGCGACTACGCCCGCGCCGAGCAACAGGGCCTCGCCGCCCTCAAGATCGAGCCCCGCGACAGTTGGGCCAAGCACGCCGTCGCCCACGTGTTGGAGATGCAGGGCCGCGCGGAGGAGGGCGTGCGCTTCATGACCGCCGACACCCCCGCCTGGGCCGAGAACAACCTGCTGGCCGTTCATAACTGGTGGCACTTGGCGCTATATCACCTGGAGCTGGGCGACTACGAGCAGGTGCTGCGCCTGTTCGACGGCCCCATCCATGGCGCCCGCTCGCCGATCGTCTTCGATCTGGTCGACGCCTCGGCCATGCTGTGGCGGCTCCAGCTGCTGGGTGTCGATGTGGGCGATCGCTGGACGACGGTGGCCGATGGCTGGTCGTTCAGCGCCGCCGACAGCGCCTACGCCTTCAACGACATGCATGCGATGATGGCCTTCGCCGCCGCCAACCGTAAGGAAGACGTGCGCCTGGTGCGCGCCGTGCAGTCCTCGGCCCGCGAGACGGTCGGCGACAACCGCGAGTTCCTCAACGAGGTCGGCCACGCCGCCACCGAGGCCATGGCCGCCTTCGCCGCAGGGGACTATCGCAACGCCGTGTCGCTGCTGCGGCCGATCCGCCACCGGGCCTACCGTTTCGGCGGCAGCCACGCCCAGCGCGACATCATCGACCTGACTCTGCTGGAGGCCGCGATCCGCGGCGGCGACCGTGATCTGGCGCGAGCCCTAGCCGCCGAACGCGCCGCCGCCAAACCGCACGGCAGCGCCGTGCTCCTGGCCAATCGCGCCGCCCTCGCTGCTTGA
- a CDS encoding TetR/AcrR family transcriptional regulator: MQSPPLSKGAATRARIMDLAYDRIIDKGFAATSIEELVEAGSITKSGFFYHFKDKNDLARQLIDRFVEQDEALLDSLESRARSLHEDPLHSYLIFLKLTAEVMDEYMKVRPGCIVAAIVIQDSAFDAGVRQRGVEIVLNWRRRYQAWLEEIAAVHPPKAPVDLETVADQMTVIVEGGILLSKGLRDPHQAGRHILFYRETIRLLFS; encoded by the coding sequence GTGCAGTCCCCGCCCCTGTCCAAGGGCGCGGCGACGCGCGCGCGGATCATGGACCTGGCCTATGACCGCATCATCGACAAGGGCTTCGCGGCCACGTCGATCGAAGAGCTGGTTGAGGCCGGCAGCATCACCAAGAGCGGGTTCTTCTACCACTTCAAGGACAAGAACGACCTCGCCCGTCAGCTGATCGACCGCTTCGTGGAGCAGGACGAAGCGCTGCTGGACAGTCTGGAAAGCCGCGCCCGCAGCCTGCACGAAGACCCGCTGCATTCGTACCTGATCTTCCTCAAGCTGACCGCCGAGGTGATGGACGAGTACATGAAGGTGCGGCCCGGCTGCATCGTGGCGGCCATCGTCATCCAGGACAGCGCCTTTGACGCCGGGGTGCGCCAGCGCGGGGTCGAGATCGTCCTGAACTGGCGGCGGCGTTACCAGGCGTGGCTGGAGGAGATCGCCGCGGTCCATCCGCCTAAGGCGCCGGTCGATCTGGAAACCGTCGCCGACCAGATGACCGTCATCGTCGAGGGCGGCATCCTGCTGTCCAAGGGCCTGCGCGATCCGCACCAGGCGGGCCGGCACATCCTGTTCTACCGCGAGACGATCAGGCTGTTGTTCAGCTGA
- a CDS encoding putative quinol monooxygenase, with amino-acid sequence MYGLIGKMKAAPGKRDALIAILLDGVSGMPGCQSYVVAKVADDPDAIWITEVWDSAESHKASLQLPSVKDAIAKGRPLIAGFDTHIETTPVGGHGLK; translated from the coding sequence ATGTACGGCCTGATCGGCAAGATGAAAGCCGCCCCCGGCAAGCGCGACGCGCTGATCGCCATTCTGCTGGACGGGGTGTCCGGCATGCCGGGCTGCCAGTCCTATGTGGTGGCCAAGGTCGCCGACGATCCCGACGCCATCTGGATCACCGAGGTGTGGGACAGCGCCGAAAGCCACAAGGCCTCGCTGCAACTGCCGTCGGTCAAGGACGCCATCGCCAAGGGCCGCCCCCTGATCGCCGGCTTCGACACCCACATCGAAACCACCCCCGTCGGTGGGCATGGGCTGAAGTAG
- a CDS encoding AraC family transcriptional regulator yields MMSSADPYAELVSLITRFTPEDGHVETAVDGLFLARKTSPSMPLHTAQWPCLALVVQGAKVVRVGEETLRYGVGDYLLVALDMPVASCVIEATPEKPQIGLGMAIDVVRLGDLIRRIGVPRPATAADAMRGLAVNSAGPDLLDAVLRLVRLLDRPQDVAAMAPLIQDEILYRLLTGPDAARLLHITAGEGAGGGRVARAVGWLRDNYDQPLRIEALAEAVGMSESSLHHQFKAVTAMTPLQYQKQLRLHEARRLMLVEDADVATAGFRVGYQSPSQFSREYRRLYGLPPARDVEAARRPLAAE; encoded by the coding sequence ATGATGTCGTCTGCCGATCCCTATGCGGAGCTGGTCTCCCTGATCACCCGGTTCACGCCGGAGGACGGGCATGTGGAGACCGCCGTCGACGGCCTGTTCCTGGCGCGCAAGACCTCGCCCAGCATGCCGTTGCATACCGCCCAGTGGCCATGCCTGGCCCTGGTGGTCCAAGGCGCCAAGGTCGTGCGCGTGGGTGAAGAGACCCTGCGCTATGGCGTCGGCGACTATCTGCTGGTGGCGCTCGACATGCCCGTCGCCTCCTGCGTGATCGAAGCGACGCCGGAAAAGCCGCAGATCGGCCTGGGCATGGCTATCGACGTGGTGCGTCTGGGCGACCTGATCCGCCGCATCGGCGTACCCCGTCCGGCCACGGCGGCGGACGCCATGCGGGGCCTGGCGGTCAATTCCGCGGGGCCGGACCTGCTGGACGCCGTGCTACGGCTGGTGCGCCTGCTGGACCGGCCGCAGGACGTGGCCGCCATGGCGCCGCTGATCCAGGACGAGATCCTCTATCGCCTGCTGACCGGGCCGGACGCCGCGCGCCTGCTGCACATAACGGCGGGCGAGGGGGCTGGCGGCGGCCGCGTGGCTCGCGCCGTTGGATGGCTGCGCGACAACTACGACCAGCCCCTGCGTATTGAAGCCCTGGCCGAGGCGGTGGGCATGAGCGAGTCTTCTCTGCACCACCAGTTCAAGGCGGTCACCGCCATGACGCCGCTGCAGTATCAGAAGCAGCTTCGCCTGCACGAGGCGCGCCGCCTGATGCTGGTCGAGGACGCCGACGTGGCCACCGCCGGCTTCCGCGTCGGCTATCAAAGCCCCTCACAGTTCAGCCGCGAATACCGCCGCCTCTACGGCCTGCCCCCGGCCCGCGACGTGGAGGCCGCAAGACGGCCGCTGGCCGCGGAGTGA
- a CDS encoding trypsin-like serine peptidase encodes MAWDLSLDLIQATVQVEQALPDGGRTVGTGFLIDAPTPDGRPRTVLVTAGHVLERMPKASARIGYRVQGGDGVWRYDPQTLTIRDTIDHPAWAKHPTRDVAAIEVVAPPEFAKAAIPLAWLAADETFSKVALGPGDEMMALGFPRGLAANGAGFPILRSGRVASYPLGPADNSPTFLLDFSVFPGNSGGPVFMAEAARRRPGAGEAQEVQFVAGMLTQQVELNKERLEIGVVTHAKFIRETVNMLDGVIPIRTSKVAEVLPATQVAANAVEAGTID; translated from the coding sequence ATGGCCTGGGATCTATCTCTCGATCTCATTCAGGCGACGGTGCAGGTCGAACAGGCCTTGCCCGACGGCGGCCGCACGGTCGGCACCGGCTTTCTCATCGACGCGCCCACGCCGGACGGGCGGCCTCGCACGGTGCTGGTCACCGCCGGCCACGTGCTGGAGCGCATGCCCAAGGCCAGCGCGCGCATCGGCTATCGGGTCCAGGGCGGCGACGGCGTCTGGCGTTACGATCCTCAGACCCTGACCATCCGCGACACGATCGATCACCCGGCCTGGGCCAAGCACCCGACCCGCGACGTGGCGGCGATCGAGGTGGTCGCGCCCCCCGAATTCGCCAAGGCGGCGATCCCCCTGGCCTGGCTGGCGGCGGACGAGACCTTCAGCAAGGTGGCCCTCGGCCCCGGCGACGAGATGATGGCGCTCGGCTTCCCACGCGGGCTGGCGGCCAATGGCGCGGGTTTCCCCATCCTGCGCTCGGGGCGCGTGGCGTCCTATCCGCTGGGCCCGGCCGACAACTCGCCGACCTTCCTGCTCGATTTCTCGGTGTTTCCCGGCAACTCCGGCGGCCCAGTGTTCATGGCCGAAGCCGCCCGGCGTCGCCCCGGCGCGGGCGAGGCCCAGGAAGTCCAGTTCGTGGCTGGGATGCTCACCCAGCAGGTGGAGCTGAATAAGGAGCGGCTGGAGATCGGCGTGGTCACCCACGCCAAATTCATCCGCGAGACCGTCAACATGCTCGACGGCGTGATCCCGATCCGCACCTCCAAGGTCGCCGAGGTCCTGCCCGCCACCCAGGTCGCCGCCAACGCGGTCGAGGCCGGGACGATCGACTAG
- a CDS encoding S9 family peptidase has translation MKTRRELLASTAALAASSVLIPGESMSASPTLPKPPVAKKEPKRIEQLGRVRTDDYAWMKDDNWQKVLRDPSLIKADVKAHLTEENAYTKAMLAKTEPLQKAMFEEMKGRIKEDDASVPAPDGVFEYYTRYNIGAQHPIYARKPRAGGAEEVLLDADALAKGKAYSEVGAADHSPDHKLFAYAEDAQGSEVFRIFVKDLATGQVLAEPVESSTGDFTFSPDSQWLFWTHRDDNGRPDKIYRRPARGGAKDDVLIYEEADEGYFIGIGRVASDQFLVISAGNNDSSEALIIPASDPTAKPKVVEPRKVGVRYDIEHWDGDFIIRTNADDAVDFKLVRAPVSDPSAKNWKEWVAHRPGTLIVGTTAYQNHFVRLERVNANTRIVVTEKGGAEHPIVMDEEAYVLSLEGGYEFDTPVMRYVYQSPTTPRQWFDYDMAKRTKVLRKTQEIPSGHNPADYVTKRLYAKASDGAEVPITVLMKKGTKLDGSAPLLLYGYGSYGIPMDPSFSIRNLSLVDRGWIWATAHIRGGSEKGWGWFLDGKKFKKKNTFTDFITCAEHLHSNGYGAKGRTVAYGGSAGGLLMGAVTNMRPDLWAGIIGAVPFVDVINTMSDTSLPLTPPEWPEWGNPIEDAEAYDYMYSYSPYDQVSAKPYPAVLATGGLSDPRVTYWEPEKWAAKLRDHTTSTNPILLKINMEAGHGGASGRFDFLKEIALDYAFAVWAVEKGWEKA, from the coding sequence ATGAAAACCCGGCGCGAACTTCTGGCGTCCACGGCCGCCCTGGCCGCCTCCTCCGTCCTCATTCCTGGTGAATCCATGTCCGCGTCCCCCACCCTGCCAAAGCCTCCCGTCGCCAAGAAGGAGCCCAAGCGCATCGAACAGCTGGGGCGCGTGCGGACCGACGACTATGCCTGGATGAAGGACGACAACTGGCAGAAGGTCCTGCGCGATCCGAGCCTGATCAAGGCCGACGTCAAGGCGCACCTGACCGAAGAGAACGCCTACACCAAGGCGATGCTGGCCAAGACCGAACCGCTGCAGAAGGCGATGTTCGAGGAGATGAAGGGCCGCATCAAGGAGGACGACGCGTCCGTCCCAGCCCCCGACGGCGTGTTCGAGTATTACACCCGCTACAACATCGGCGCGCAGCACCCGATCTACGCCCGCAAGCCCCGGGCCGGCGGCGCGGAGGAAGTGCTACTGGATGCCGACGCCCTGGCCAAGGGGAAGGCCTATTCAGAGGTCGGCGCGGCGGATCACAGCCCCGACCACAAGCTGTTCGCCTACGCCGAGGACGCCCAGGGCTCGGAGGTGTTCCGCATCTTCGTCAAGGACCTGGCGACGGGTCAGGTGCTGGCCGAGCCGGTGGAGAGCTCGACCGGGGACTTCACCTTCTCGCCGGACTCCCAGTGGCTGTTCTGGACCCACCGCGACGACAACGGCCGGCCGGACAAGATCTATCGCCGCCCGGCCCGCGGCGGCGCCAAGGACGACGTGCTGATCTATGAGGAGGCCGACGAGGGCTATTTCATCGGGATCGGCCGCGTGGCTTCCGACCAGTTCCTGGTCATCAGCGCCGGCAACAACGACAGCTCCGAAGCCCTGATCATCCCGGCCAGCGACCCGACCGCCAAGCCCAAGGTGGTCGAGCCGCGCAAGGTCGGCGTGCGCTATGACATCGAGCACTGGGACGGCGACTTCATCATCCGCACCAACGCCGACGACGCGGTGGACTTCAAGCTGGTGCGGGCGCCCGTCTCGGACCCGTCGGCCAAGAACTGGAAGGAATGGGTCGCCCACCGTCCGGGCACGCTGATCGTCGGGACCACCGCCTATCAGAACCACTTCGTGCGGCTGGAGCGGGTGAACGCCAACACCCGCATCGTGGTCACCGAAAAGGGCGGCGCCGAACACCCCATCGTCATGGACGAGGAGGCCTATGTCCTGTCGCTGGAGGGCGGGTACGAGTTCGACACCCCGGTGATGCGCTATGTCTACCAGTCGCCGACCACGCCGCGTCAGTGGTTCGACTACGACATGGCCAAGCGCACCAAGGTGCTGCGCAAGACCCAGGAAATCCCATCCGGCCACAACCCGGCCGACTACGTCACCAAGCGGCTGTATGCCAAGGCGTCCGACGGCGCCGAGGTGCCGATCACGGTGCTGATGAAGAAGGGGACCAAGCTGGACGGCTCCGCCCCGCTGCTGCTGTACGGCTATGGCAGCTATGGCATCCCGATGGACCCCAGCTTCTCGATCCGCAACCTCAGTCTGGTGGACCGGGGCTGGATCTGGGCCACCGCCCACATCCGCGGCGGGTCGGAAAAGGGCTGGGGCTGGTTCCTAGACGGCAAGAAGTTCAAGAAGAAGAACACCTTCACCGACTTCATCACCTGCGCCGAGCACCTGCATTCCAACGGCTATGGCGCCAAGGGGCGCACGGTCGCCTATGGCGGCTCGGCCGGAGGGCTGCTGATGGGCGCGGTGACCAACATGCGGCCCGACCTGTGGGCCGGCATCATCGGCGCGGTGCCGTTCGTGGATGTGATCAACACCATGAGCGATACGTCCCTGCCCCTGACCCCGCCCGAGTGGCCCGAATGGGGCAACCCGATCGAGGACGCGGAAGCCTATGACTACATGTACAGCTACTCGCCCTACGACCAGGTGTCGGCCAAGCCGTACCCGGCGGTGCTGGCCACCGGCGGCCTATCGGACCCGCGCGTCACCTATTGGGAGCCCGAGAAGTGGGCCGCCAAGCTGCGCGACCACACCACCAGCACCAATCCCATCCTGCTGAAGATCAACATGGAGGCCGGCCACGGCGGCGCGTCCGGCCGGTTCGATTTCCTGAAGGAGATCGCGCTGGATTACGCCTTCGCCGTGTGGGCGGTGGAGAAGGGCTGGGAGAA